TGCAGGCTTAGTAGAACTCGTATTCTTTTCGCTCATTACAGCTGATCCTCCTCTCGTAATTGTGACTTCATAATTTCTTGATAAACTTCATTATTAGCTTTCAATTCAGCGTGGGTCCCCTTGCCGACTAACTTACCGTTATCTAGGACCAAGATCAGATCAGCATCCGCCACCGTCGCAATTCGTTGCGCCACGATAACTACGACACTCTGTTGAATCTGTTTATCCTGGCGTAATTCAGCCCGTAATTGAGCATCAGTCTTGAAGTCCAATGCGGAGAAAGAATCATCAAATACATAAGCGGAAGCCTGTTTGACAAGTGCACGAGCAATTGCTAATCGTTGCCGTTGACCACCAGAGAAGTTACCCCCACCTTGTTCAACGTGTGCATCCAGGCCGCCTTCTTCTTTAACGAAGTCAGTTGAACGAGCAATTTCTAACGCATGCCAGATTTCATCATCGGTCGCGTGTTCGTTACCGAATTGCATATTTTCACGAATCGTCCCCGTGAATAAAGTAGCAGTTTGCGGGACAAACGAAACGGCTTGATGTAAATCAGCTAACTTCAACTGCCGAACATCTTTCCCATCTAATTTGACCGCCCCACTCTCAATATCATAGAATCGAGGGATTAAATTAACGAGCGTGGTCTTCCCAGAACCGGTCCCACCAATAATGGCAACGGTCTGTCCAGAATGGGCTTTAAAGTCAATATCTGCCAGCGCTAATTGCTCCGCACTTTGATACCGATAGTTGACATGATCAAATTCTAAGCTGTGTTCAGTCGTCGCTGGTAACGTTGCTGCCTTGTCAGGGTCAGTAATTTTAGGTTCAATACTCAAGACTTCTTGAATCCGGGAAGCGGAAGCGGCCGCCCGTGGGATGAACGCAAATACCATGGCAAGCATCATGAAACTCATCAATACTTGCATGGCATAAGTCATAAACGCAATCATGTTCCCAACTTGCATTGTTTGACTACTAATCAATTGGCCACCAAACCAGACAATTGCCACATTAGTCCCACTCATAATCAAAGTCATTACCGGATAAGCCAAGGCCACAATCGTATTAACCTTAATCGCATTGTGCGTGTAATCTTGGTTAGCGTCTTCAAAACGGTCCTGTTCAAATTTATCTTGACGGAATGCTCGAATAACACGTACTCCCGTTAAGCCTTCACGAAAAACAAGGTTGATGCGGTCAGTCTTAGTTTGCATCGCCCGAAACAACGGTATTGCAAACGCCATGATCAAACCAATAAAAATCAATAGTACCGGAATAGAAACCACGAAGATCCAAGTTAATTCATGACTCTTGGTATACGCTAAAAAGCTTGCACCAATCAGCATGATTGGCGCCATAATCATCATTCGTAACGCCATCATGGCCACGTTTTGAATCTGG
This Lactiplantibacillus plantarum DNA region includes the following protein-coding sequences:
- a CDS encoding ABC transporter ATP-binding protein, whose product is MLKIAKGRISYPAVIGAVLFMIVQVIATLNLPSLTSNIVNNGVATGDISYIWKIGFEMIGFSLLSVVAAFGNVFLAARSSQQLGKNLRSDIYKKVINFSNDEFDKVETSSLITRTTNDVVQIQNVAMMALRMMIMAPIMLIGASFLAYTKSHELTWIFVVSIPVLLIFIGLIMAFAIPLFRAMQTKTDRINLVFREGLTGVRVIRAFRQDKFEQDRFEDANQDYTHNAIKVNTIVALAYPVMTLIMSGTNVAIVWFGGQLISSQTMQVGNMIAFMTYAMQVLMSFMMLAMVFAFIPRAAASASRIQEVLSIEPKITDPDKAATLPATTEHSLEFDHVNYRYQSAEQLALADIDFKAHSGQTVAIIGGTGSGKTTLVNLIPRFYDIESGAVKLDGKDVRQLKLADLHQAVSFVPQTATLFTGTIRENMQFGNEHATDDEIWHALEIARSTDFVKEEGGLDAHVEQGGGNFSGGQRQRLAIARALVKQASAYVFDDSFSALDFKTDAQLRAELRQDKQIQQSVVVIVAQRIATVADADLILVLDNGKLVGKGTHAELKANNEVYQEIMKSQLREEDQL